One Kosmotoga arenicorallina S304 genomic window carries:
- the upp gene encoding uracil phosphoribosyltransferase: MDNLIVVDHPLIQHKLTILRDIETGPKEFRELTKEITLLLTYEATRHIKTHSVEISTPICRTEGKMIEDKKVTVVPILRAGLGMMEGVLSLMPNASVGFIGIYRDPETIQPVEYYAKLPGINDNEIFVLDPMLATGVSSAAAIEYVKKAGGKHITLMCLIASPEGASFISSKFPDIKIFTASLDEKLNDHAYIVPGLGDAGDRLYRTK, from the coding sequence GTGGATAACCTGATTGTAGTCGACCATCCTCTTATCCAGCATAAACTAACAATTTTAAGGGATATAGAAACAGGTCCAAAGGAATTTAGAGAGTTGACCAAAGAAATTACGCTTTTGCTAACTTATGAGGCAACACGCCATATAAAAACCCACTCTGTAGAAATCAGCACACCGATTTGCAGGACTGAGGGAAAAATGATTGAGGATAAAAAGGTTACAGTTGTTCCCATATTAAGAGCGGGCCTCGGGATGATGGAAGGGGTTCTTTCTCTAATGCCGAACGCCTCTGTAGGCTTTATCGGCATATACAGAGACCCGGAAACCATACAGCCTGTTGAATATTATGCCAAGCTTCCCGGAATTAACGATAACGAGATCTTTGTGCTTGATCCAATGCTTGCTACCGGTGTATCCTCTGCAGCGGCCATTGAATATGTAAAAAAGGCTGGTGGGAAACACATAACCCTGATGTGCCTGATTGCTTCACCAGAAGGAGCTTCTTTTATTTCTTCAAAATTTCCTGACATAAAGATATTTACTGCCTCCCTTGACGAAAAGTTAAATGACCACGCCTATATTGTTCCGGGGCTTGGTGATGCCGGCGACAGGCTATATCGAACAAAATAA
- the rpsP gene encoding 30S ribosomal protein S16, translated as MVRIRLTRMGRRNRPFYRIVVVDSRKRRDGSYIDSLGFYDPLKDPAVMNVNVERAVDWILKGAQPTETARSILSKFGVMKKVHEIKSSKEKGEASEE; from the coding sequence ATGGTCAGGATACGTTTGACAAGGATGGGAAGGAGAAACAGGCCCTTTTACAGAATTGTAGTCGTGGATTCGAGAAAGAGAAGAGACGGTTCTTACATCGATTCTCTCGGATTTTATGACCCTTTAAAAGATCCAGCAGTTATGAATGTTAACGTAGAGAGAGCTGTGGATTGGATCCTCAAAGGTGCTCAGCCGACTGAAACCGCAAGATCCATTCTCTCAAAATTTGGTGTTATGAAGAAAGTGCACGAAATAAAGAGCAGCAAAGAAAAAGGAGAAGCGAGCGAAGAATGA
- a CDS encoding KH domain-containing protein — protein MKELLEHILKGIVKDPDSLSVTESVDENGNKVFEIRASEDDIGQIIGKDGRTIKSINVLLNAIAGPDRASFTLKVIR, from the coding sequence ATGAAAGAGCTCCTTGAACATATTCTCAAAGGGATTGTAAAGGATCCCGATTCACTTTCGGTTACAGAAAGTGTGGACGAAAATGGCAACAAAGTCTTTGAAATAAGAGCATCTGAAGATGATATCGGTCAAATCATTGGAAAAGATGGAAGAACCATTAAATCCATCAACGTACTGCTTAACGCCATCGCTGGCCCTGATAGAGCAAGCTTTACGTTAAAGGTGATTAGATGA
- the rimM gene encoding ribosome maturation factor RimM (Essential for efficient processing of 16S rRNA) — protein MSADITKLLSSMISIGYVVKPHGLRGEVKFKLTTNMESLLEEGESAILFDEKSKRYVATKIAEFRKAGSGYILSFEGFHNVELAERIRGYHLFIAKNKLPPLKKGEFYFYQVLEAQVFSPEGEYLGKVEDIIETGANEVFVVRQQLENLSFREVLIPAIKDYVLDLDLDNRRIIAKVPDFEKENE, from the coding sequence ATGAGCGCTGATATCACAAAGCTTCTTTCTTCCATGATTTCCATTGGATATGTGGTTAAGCCTCATGGATTACGGGGTGAAGTAAAATTCAAGTTAACCACCAACATGGAAAGCCTTTTGGAAGAAGGTGAAAGTGCTATCCTCTTCGACGAGAAATCCAAAAGATATGTGGCCACTAAAATTGCAGAATTTCGAAAAGCAGGTTCGGGGTATATACTCTCCTTTGAAGGTTTTCATAATGTGGAACTGGCCGAACGTATAAGAGGATATCACCTTTTCATCGCTAAAAACAAGCTTCCTCCTCTTAAAAAAGGTGAATTTTATTTCTATCAAGTTTTAGAAGCACAAGTATTTTCACCTGAAGGCGAATATCTCGGGAAAGTTGAGGATATTATTGAAACGGGAGCAAATGAAGTTTTCGTTGTAAGACAGCAGCTTGAAAATTTGTCATTCAGGGAAGTTCTCATACCCGCAATTAAAGACTATGTATTGGACCTCGACCTCGATAACAGACGCATCATTGCAAAGGTTCCCGATTTTGAG
- a CDS encoding glucodextranase DOMON-like domain-containing protein has translation MSKLTRCVNGFMKFLVFAALLIVLLTLFTACSAERTAPVLPQQEVDQEVASPDASPSVEQTAEPKQGVISITFKVTLPSNTPEGPVYIVGSFNEWIPGDINYEMTRSGNMAEITLNLPANSTIEYKYTRGDWGKVEKGEAGEEISNRKIEIKQEPLVIEDIIASWADVAPEVKTEVPAGTPAEITFKVSIPWNTPANDEVYITGTFNNWTTGDPLTILKRDGNIAFITIEAKVGDRIEYKYNRGSWDTVEKDKEGNEISNRVLIVDAEEILREDTVESWIDVPYEEPPSSETEVKEISPKKELPDPENILKRATPADPSKPPLNVVLIWHQHQPLYKIPGTVDYEMPWVRAHAVNDYPYMADLIDKYLTRGSVTINLVPSLLLQLKDYLDKGATDKYLKLSFATELSPEDKQFIIDHFFDINPRFVSKSKRYSELMKKKNSGENFTEQDILDLKVLWNLHWINIEYIEADEELTRLLEKDRGYSFQDLLYVINKQLEIMGEVVEKHKALWESGKVELTTSPFYHPILPILIEKGWESDAQGQIERGLEYFQTLFGKKPEGLWPSEQAVHNELVPMLEKSGISWIVTDKSILQLAGVDTGNYKNIMKPYKVISENSDLIVFFRDTDLSDRIGFRYSTMSAEKAVEDFISRLHELQHLNDSGDAVITIALDGENAWEHYPNNGNDFRKLLYMALSKDENLELLTPSQYISKYGVEDTLDYLPTGSWVGGSLDTWIGEKEENEAWDRVAEAREAFLKAKDSLSPDQVKLALDALYTAEGSDWFWWYGVDQDAGNNEVLFDMAFKKALIQLYRAIGTPEEDIPSYLFVVNKKPAVSTSGAIGVIKPSIDGVMEEGEWDKAAYYKDLEVSTMAAEDDLIAGFYIGRDNANLYLAVELKRDPRSLLGEPLYLEIYTDLPGAQKINTVPRYPFKDEKDSFGFVLAKRFLVSFKSWKIRPGRLSNYNAAGDGKWSIDPELPSLEDSAAIGETVEIKIPLDALGIKTGQEFNLAISISNSKEKALIDYAPKSGPVHVQIPQAVTGRVVAVFQDPTGDDYGFGSYQYPLNTAFEPYKGLWDIEWLKVLENEQAVIFQLKFNEMTNPWNAPKGFSHQLINLYIDVKDGGRTDTYAEGARVSFSDEFPWDYFIKVAGWPSYGQVFATADGEEIPDTVQVEADPGEKIINVIVNKAELGTFSTMALYVLSGSQDGYGPDNFRAVTPEPSEWTLGGYPLDAGDFAPFVLDIIVPEETTQEEVLSSYDKNSEKYATLVPVIIDF, from the coding sequence ATGAGCAAACTTACTCGGTGTGTCAACGGATTTATGAAGTTTTTAGTATTTGCTGCTTTGTTGATTGTTTTGTTAACTCTATTTACAGCATGTTCAGCCGAAAGAACCGCTCCCGTCCTTCCTCAGCAAGAGGTTGATCAGGAAGTTGCCTCACCCGATGCAAGTCCATCGGTTGAACAGACTGCTGAACCAAAACAAGGAGTTATTTCTATAACTTTTAAAGTTACTCTTCCATCCAACACACCGGAAGGGCCTGTATATATAGTTGGTAGCTTCAATGAATGGATTCCCGGTGATATCAATTACGAAATGACACGATCAGGCAATATGGCAGAGATCACCTTGAACTTGCCAGCCAATAGCACCATTGAATACAAATACACACGCGGGGATTGGGGGAAAGTTGAGAAAGGCGAAGCTGGAGAGGAAATCAGCAACAGAAAAATCGAGATAAAGCAAGAGCCCCTTGTAATTGAAGACATTATCGCTTCATGGGCTGATGTCGCGCCTGAAGTGAAAACCGAAGTACCCGCTGGAACACCTGCTGAAATAACTTTTAAGGTGAGCATTCCCTGGAATACCCCAGCAAATGACGAAGTTTATATTACCGGAACTTTTAATAACTGGACAACTGGAGATCCGCTGACTATTTTAAAAAGAGATGGTAACATTGCTTTTATAACGATTGAAGCCAAAGTCGGCGACAGGATCGAATACAAATACAACCGTGGCAGCTGGGATACTGTTGAAAAGGACAAAGAAGGAAACGAAATTTCAAATAGAGTGCTCATAGTCGATGCTGAAGAAATACTACGCGAAGATACTGTTGAATCGTGGATCGATGTTCCTTATGAAGAACCTCCTTCATCTGAGACAGAAGTAAAGGAAATATCTCCGAAGAAGGAGTTACCTGATCCTGAAAACATTCTAAAAAGAGCGACACCTGCTGATCCTTCAAAACCTCCTTTAAATGTAGTGCTCATCTGGCATCAACATCAGCCTCTGTACAAAATCCCCGGAACTGTTGATTACGAAATGCCCTGGGTTAGAGCCCATGCAGTTAATGACTATCCATATATGGCCGACCTGATTGATAAATATTTAACCAGAGGTAGTGTAACAATAAATCTCGTTCCCAGCTTGTTGTTACAGCTGAAAGATTATCTGGATAAAGGTGCAACTGACAAGTATCTAAAACTCTCCTTCGCAACAGAACTATCCCCTGAAGATAAGCAGTTTATTATTGATCATTTCTTTGATATAAATCCTAGGTTTGTTTCAAAGAGCAAGCGATATTCTGAGTTGATGAAAAAGAAAAATAGCGGCGAGAATTTTACTGAACAGGATATTCTGGATCTCAAAGTTCTATGGAACTTACACTGGATTAATATCGAATACATAGAAGCTGATGAAGAGTTAACAAGGCTTCTTGAAAAGGATCGTGGATATAGTTTTCAGGACCTTCTTTACGTTATTAACAAGCAACTCGAAATAATGGGAGAAGTTGTTGAAAAGCATAAAGCGTTATGGGAATCCGGAAAAGTGGAATTGACTACTTCGCCCTTCTATCATCCAATACTCCCTATCCTCATTGAAAAAGGTTGGGAAAGTGACGCGCAAGGTCAAATTGAACGGGGTCTGGAATACTTCCAGACACTTTTCGGCAAAAAGCCAGAAGGTTTATGGCCTTCTGAGCAGGCTGTGCATAATGAACTGGTACCTATGTTAGAAAAATCAGGTATAAGCTGGATAGTTACTGATAAATCAATATTACAGCTGGCAGGGGTTGATACAGGAAATTACAAAAACATAATGAAACCATATAAAGTAATAAGCGAAAACAGCGATTTGATAGTATTTTTTAGAGATACAGACCTTTCCGATAGGATCGGGTTTAGATACTCAACAATGAGTGCAGAAAAAGCCGTCGAAGATTTCATTTCAAGACTTCACGAGCTCCAGCATTTAAATGATTCAGGTGATGCTGTCATAACCATCGCCCTTGATGGCGAAAACGCCTGGGAACATTACCCGAATAACGGGAATGACTTCAGGAAATTGTTATACATGGCACTATCGAAAGACGAAAACCTGGAATTGCTTACACCCAGTCAATATATAAGCAAATATGGGGTGGAGGATACTTTGGATTACCTTCCTACCGGTTCATGGGTTGGCGGTAGCCTCGATACCTGGATAGGCGAGAAGGAAGAAAACGAAGCATGGGATAGAGTCGCAGAAGCGCGCGAGGCATTCTTGAAAGCAAAAGATTCCCTCTCTCCTGATCAAGTTAAATTGGCTCTGGACGCTCTTTACACTGCCGAAGGTTCTGATTGGTTCTGGTGGTATGGAGTGGATCAGGATGCTGGGAATAACGAAGTTCTTTTCGATATGGCATTTAAGAAGGCTTTAATACAGCTATATAGAGCCATAGGAACTCCAGAAGAAGACATTCCTTCCTATCTCTTTGTTGTAAACAAGAAACCCGCTGTATCCACCAGTGGGGCAATTGGAGTCATTAAACCATCGATAGACGGCGTTATGGAAGAAGGCGAATGGGATAAAGCGGCTTATTATAAAGACCTGGAAGTTTCCACAATGGCCGCTGAAGACGACTTGATAGCAGGCTTTTATATCGGAAGGGACAATGCAAATCTTTACCTTGCAGTGGAATTGAAACGAGATCCAAGATCGCTGCTTGGGGAGCCATTGTATCTGGAAATATATACCGACCTCCCCGGTGCACAGAAAATAAATACAGTTCCACGCTACCCATTCAAAGATGAAAAGGACTCCTTTGGCTTTGTTCTTGCCAAAAGGTTTCTTGTGAGCTTCAAATCATGGAAGATTAGACCCGGGAGATTATCAAACTACAATGCGGCGGGTGATGGAAAATGGTCAATTGATCCTGAACTTCCATCTCTTGAAGATAGCGCTGCAATTGGTGAAACGGTAGAGATAAAAATCCCCCTTGATGCCCTTGGGATAAAAACAGGACAGGAATTCAATTTAGCTATTTCTATTAGTAATTCAAAGGAAAAGGCACTTATAGATTATGCACCCAAAAGCGGTCCCGTTCATGTTCAAATCCCTCAGGCGGTTACAGGAAGGGTTGTGGCAGTCTTTCAGGATCCTACGGGCGATGATTACGGATTTGGTTCATATCAATATCCCTTAAACACTGCATTTGAACCATATAAGGGGCTATGGGACATTGAATGGCTTAAAGTGCTTGAGAATGAGCAGGCTGTGATTTTCCAGTTGAAGTTCAATGAAATGACCAATCCATGGAATGCTCCCAAAGGTTTTTCACATCAACTCATAAACCTCTACATTGATGTCAAGGACGGCGGAAGGACAGACACTTATGCTGAAGGTGCCCGTGTGAGTTTTTCAGATGAATTTCCATGGGATTATTTCATAAAAGTAGCTGGCTGGCCCTCTTATGGTCAAGTTTTTGCGACAGCTGATGGAGAAGAAATTCCCGATACCGTGCAAGTTGAGGCTGACCCCGGAGAAAAAATCATCAATGTAATAGTTAATAAAGCAGAACTTGGTACCTTTAGCACAATGGCTCTTTATGTACTGTCGGGAAGCCAGGATGGTTATGGCCCTGACAACTTCAGGGCAGTAACCCCTGAACCAAGCGAGTGGACGCTGGGTGGCTATCCTCTTGATGCAGGAGACTTTGCTCCCTTCGTTCTTGACATAATAGTCCCGGAAGAAACCACCCAGGAAGAAGTTCTTTCATCTTACGATAAAAACTCTGAAAAGTACGCGACCTTAGTTCCTGTTATTATTGATTTCTGA
- a CDS encoding thymidine kinase, whose protein sequence is MSGKLTVIVGPMYSGKTTELLSLIEIYALGKKNYLVFKPSIDIRYSEEHIVSHTGLKAPAIKVTSSDELRKTFAEHAGQLDAIFIDEIHFFDENIVQIIEEIIYSGVNVFCVGLDMSYKHRPFKTTVQIMGIADEVIKKKAVCHICGEYKAVVSYRKVDDTESEIDVGGMEKYIAVCRDCYNKLTGRFKGN, encoded by the coding sequence ATGTCCGGAAAACTTACTGTAATTGTGGGGCCAATGTATTCAGGAAAGACTACTGAACTCCTGTCGCTCATCGAAATCTATGCTCTGGGAAAGAAAAACTATCTTGTCTTCAAGCCGTCGATAGATATCAGATACTCAGAAGAACATATAGTAAGTCATACGGGTCTTAAAGCCCCGGCTATAAAAGTTACCAGTTCCGATGAACTCAGAAAGACATTCGCAGAACATGCGGGTCAGCTTGATGCCATCTTCATCGATGAAATTCACTTTTTTGATGAAAATATAGTCCAAATCATTGAAGAAATAATTTATTCCGGTGTTAACGTTTTTTGTGTGGGGCTTGACATGAGTTATAAGCACCGTCCCTTCAAAACCACCGTTCAAATAATGGGAATAGCTGATGAAGTAATTAAAAAGAAGGCAGTTTGTCATATATGCGGTGAATATAAGGCTGTTGTTTCTTATAGAAAAGTCGATGATACTGAAAGCGAAATTGATGTTGGTGGCATGGAAAAGTATATTGCTGTTTGCCGTGATTGCTATAACAAACTCACAGGAAGATTCAAAGGGAATTGA
- the ffh gene encoding signal recognition particle protein — MFENLQEKLIKTFKSISGKGRISEKNIKEAVRQVKLSLLEADVNFKVVKEFIKDVQEKALGEDVLGSFTPDQQFIKIVRDELIKVLGEKNIPLSLSSKPAKIMMVGLQGSGKTTTAAKLAARFKKEGKKVLLVAADVYRPAAIDQLIQLGRQIDIPVFVGDRKNPIKIVAEAMDDAVKNVVDIVIFDTAGRLHVDERMMDELKEIAGQLEPDEILMVVDAMTGQDAVNSAKAFNEALELTGFVVTKLDGDARGGVILSIRHVTGKPVKFIGISEKIDGLEPFFPDRVAGRILGMGDVLSLIDKIQQNVDMEKAKKLEEKFAKNKFDLEDFLEQLRQIKKMGSIGDLMEMIPGVPKEVDLSSGEKNLKRTEAIISSMTKAERRNPKIINYSRKLRIAKGSGANLTEVNKVLKSYDQMKAMMKAMNSKKSKFSKLFKGLPF; from the coding sequence GTGTTTGAAAACCTGCAGGAAAAGCTTATCAAAACTTTTAAATCTATAAGCGGCAAGGGAAGAATATCTGAGAAGAACATAAAGGAAGCAGTTAGGCAGGTTAAGCTCTCATTGCTTGAAGCTGATGTTAATTTCAAAGTAGTCAAGGAATTCATAAAAGATGTTCAGGAGAAAGCCCTTGGCGAAGATGTACTGGGTAGTTTTACTCCTGATCAACAGTTTATCAAAATTGTCAGGGATGAGCTAATAAAGGTTCTTGGCGAAAAAAACATACCCCTGTCTCTTTCTTCAAAGCCAGCAAAAATAATGATGGTTGGTCTGCAGGGAAGCGGAAAAACCACAACTGCAGCTAAATTGGCAGCAAGATTTAAAAAAGAAGGGAAAAAAGTTCTACTCGTTGCAGCTGATGTATATCGACCTGCTGCAATTGACCAGTTGATCCAGCTAGGGAGACAAATTGACATTCCTGTGTTTGTAGGCGATAGAAAAAATCCAATAAAAATCGTTGCTGAGGCGATGGATGATGCAGTTAAAAATGTTGTTGATATAGTGATTTTTGATACTGCCGGACGCCTTCATGTGGATGAAAGGATGATGGATGAACTGAAAGAAATCGCCGGACAGCTTGAGCCCGATGAGATTCTCATGGTTGTTGATGCTATGACTGGTCAGGACGCTGTAAACTCCGCTAAGGCTTTCAATGAAGCGCTTGAATTGACGGGGTTCGTTGTCACCAAACTCGATGGCGACGCCCGTGGAGGTGTAATCCTATCAATAAGGCACGTGACTGGAAAACCAGTCAAATTCATTGGAATTTCCGAAAAAATAGATGGATTAGAACCTTTTTTTCCGGATCGTGTGGCCGGACGGATACTCGGAATGGGCGATGTGCTGAGCCTTATCGATAAGATACAACAAAATGTTGATATGGAAAAAGCCAAAAAACTGGAAGAAAAATTCGCAAAAAACAAGTTTGACCTTGAAGACTTTCTTGAACAGCTGCGTCAGATAAAGAAAATGGGTTCAATAGGCGATTTGATGGAGATGATACCTGGAGTTCCCAAAGAAGTTGATCTTTCTTCTGGTGAAAAAAACCTAAAACGCACCGAGGCAATAATAAGCTCAATGACAAAAGCAGAACGAAGAAACCCGAAAATCATAAATTACAGCCGAAAGCTCCGTATAGCTAAAGGCAGTGGAGCAAACCTCACAGAAGTGAATAAGGTATTGAAATCCTACGATCAGATGAAAGCCATGATGAAAGCCATGAATTCCAAAAAATCAAAGTTTTCCAAACTTTTTAAAGGCTTACCATTTTAA